The proteins below are encoded in one region of Salmo salar chromosome ssa02, Ssal_v3.1, whole genome shotgun sequence:
- the LOC106595862 gene encoding zinc finger protein 271-like — protein sequence WTRIVGCLIWVRFSSGREKTAPYSEQVNRLSDFVIHTGERRDSRGSSGEPQQHHDADEAEKSLSRSELLKKHQQRPIGKISHCCSDCGKRFTSSGIKIHQRIHTGEKSFSCTQCGMSFTDSSSLTKHQRIHTVDKPYSCSQCGKSFVKSRDLTVHQRIHTGEKSYSCGQCEKSFGQSSHLTVHQRRHTGEKPYSCTQCGKSFVQSSQLSLHKRTHTGEKPYSCDQCGKSFTNSSSLTLHQRIHTGEKPYSCGQCGKSFVQFGQLTRHQRIHTGEKSYSCDKCGKSFTNSSSLTKHQRIHTGEKSYSCGQCGKSFVKSTDLTVHQRIHTGEKSYSCDQCGKSFPASGNLTRHQRTHTGEKAYSCDQCGKSFAASGNLTRHQRVHTGEKPFHCSDCGKRFSTSQNLKMHQKTHTGDKPYSCGQCGKSFITSSHLTRHQRTHTGDKPYSCGQCEKSFTDSTSLTKHQRIHTGDKPYSCGQCGKSYVSSSGLTVHQRTHRGEKS from the coding sequence tggacCCGAATAGTAggctgtttaatttgggtacgtttttcatccggccgtgaaaagaCTGCCCCCTATAGCGAACAGGTTAACCGTCTGTCtgactttgtcattcacacaggagagaggcgggacagtcgtggatcctctggggagcctcaacaacatcatgatgctgacgaggcagagaagagtctctccagatcagaactcctcaagaaacaccagcagagacccataGGGAAGatatctcactgctgctctgactgtgggaagagattcacctcatcaggcattaaaattcatcagagaatccacacaggagagaaatcttttagctgtactcaatgtgggatgAGTTTTACTGACTCTagcagtctgactaaacaccagagaatacacacagtagataaaccttatagctgtagtcaatgtgggaagagttttgtaaAATCTagagatctgacagtgcaccagagaatacacacaggagagaaatcttatagctgtggtcaatgtgagaaaagttttggtcaatctagccatctgacagtgcaccagagaagacacacaggagagaaaccttatagctgtactcaatgtgggaagagttttgttcaatctagcCAGCTCTCattacacaagagaacacacacaggagagaaaccttatagctgtgatcaatgtgggaaaagCTTTACTAACTCTAGcagtctgactctacaccagagaatacacacaggagaaaaaccttatagctgtggtcaatgtgggaagagttttgttcaatttGGCCagctgactcgacaccagagaatacacacaggagagaaatcgtatagctgtgataaatgtgggaagagttttactaactCTAGCAGTCttactaaacaccagagaatacacacaggagaaaaatcctatagctgtggtcaatgtgggaagagttttgttaaaTCTacagatctgacagtgcaccagagaatacacacaggagagaaatcttatagctgtgatcaatgtggaaagagttttccTGCATCTGGCaatctgactcgacaccagagaacacatacaggagagaaagcttatagctgtgatcaatgtggaaagagttttgctgCGTCTGGCAATCTGACTagacaccagcgagtacacacaggagagaaaccattccaCTGTTCAGATTGTGGAAAAAGATTCTCAACTTCACAGAATTTGAAGatgcaccagaaaacacacacaggagataaaccttatagctgtggtcaatgtgggaagagctttattacatctagccatctgacacgacaccagagaacacacacaggagataaaccttatagctgtggtcaatgtgaaaAGAGTTTTACTGACTCTAccagtctgactaaacaccagagaatacacacaggagataaaccttatagctgtggtcaatgtgggaagagttatgtttcatctagcggtctgacagtacaccagagaacacacagaggagagaaatct